In the Loxodonta africana isolate mLoxAfr1 chromosome 1, mLoxAfr1.hap2, whole genome shotgun sequence genome, one interval contains:
- the LOC111752372 gene encoding histone H3.1, producing the protein MARTKQTARKSTGGKAPRKQLATKAARKSAPATGGVKKPHRYRPGTVALREIRRYQKSTELLIRKLPFQRLVREIAQDFKTDLRFQSSAVMALQEACEAYLVGLFEDTNLCAIHAKRVTIMPKDIQLARRIRGERA; encoded by the coding sequence ATGGCTCGTACCAAGCAGACAGCTCGCAAATCCACCGGCGGCAAGGCGCCCCGCAAGCAGCTGGCCACCAAGGCTGCCCGCAAGAGCGCCCCGGCCACCGGCGGCGTGAAGAAGCCCCACCGCTACCGGCCCGGCACCGTGGCGCTGCGCGAGATCAGGCGCTACCAGAAGTCCACCGAGCTGCTGATCCGCAAGCTGCCTTTCCAGCGGCTGGTGCGCGAGATCGCGCAGGATTTCAAGACCGACCTGCGCTTCCAGAGCTCGGCCGTCATGGCGCTGCAGGAGGCGTGCGAGGCCTACCTGGTGGGGCTGTTTGAGGACACCAACCTGTGCGCCATCCATGCCAAGCGCGTCACCATCATGCCCAAGGACATCCAGCTGGCCCGCCGCATCCGCGGGGAGAGGGCGTAA
- the LOC100664570 gene encoding histone H2B type 1-C/E/F/G/I: MPEPAKSAPAPKKGSKKAVTKAQKKDGKKRKRSRKESYSVYVYKVLKQVHPDTGISSKAMGIMNSFVNDIFERIAGEASRLAHYNKRSTITSREIQTAVRLLLPGELAKHAVSEGTKAVTKYTSSK; encoded by the coding sequence ATGCCTGAACCAGCTAAGTCCGCTCCTGCCCCGAAGAAGGGCTCCAAGAAGGCGGTGACCAAGGCGCAGAAGAAGGATGGCAAGAAACGCAAGCGCAGCCGCAAGGAGAGCTACTCTGTCTACGTCTACAAGGTGCTGAAGCAGGTCCACCCGGACACAGGCATTTCGTCCAAGGCCATGGGCATCATGAACTCCTTTGTCAATGACATCTTCGAGCGTATCGCGGGCGAGGCATCGCGCTTGGCACATTACAACAAGCGCTCGACCATCACATCCAGGGAGATCCAGACGGCCGTGCGTCTGTTGTTGCCCGGGGAGCTGGCCAAGCACGCGGTGTCTGAGGGCACCAAGGCCGTCACCAAGTACACCAGCTCCAAGTAA
- the LOC100665424 gene encoding histone H4 encodes MSGRGKGGKGLGKGGAKRHRKVLRDNIQGITKPAIRRLARRGGVKRISGLIYEETRGVLKVFLENVIRDAVTYTEHAKRKTVTAMDVVYALKRQGRTLYGFGG; translated from the coding sequence ATGTCTGGCCGTGGTAAGGGAGGCAAAGGCTTGGGAAAAGGTGGCGCCAAGCGCCATCGTAAGGTGCTCCGCGATAACATCCAGGGCATCACCAAGCCCGCCATTCGGCGCCTGGCTCGGCGAGGCGGTGTCAAGCGTATCTCTGGCCTTATCTACGAGGAGACTCGCGGGGTCCTTAAGGTGTTCCTGGAGAACGTGATCCGCGACGCAGTCACTTACACTGAGCACGCCAAGCGCAAGACGGTCACGGCTATGGACGTGGTCTACGCGCTCAAACGCCAGGGGCGCACCCTCTATGGATTCGGGGGCTAA